The nucleotide window TAGCCAAGAAATTCCCGAGGCGGATTCCTTGACTGTTCGGGGTCGTTTTGCCTTTGGTAATTTGAGCAAAAGCAGTCCATAGATTGGAGTTTTTCCGGAAATGGTCTTCCGGGAGAGCTTTTACCGATGCTCGGGTAAGAGGAAAATATCCCGTGTTGGCGTGCCACCAGACTTGCTGTTCGGGTTGCCCAAGAAATTCGAAAAACTTGGCTACGGCTTTATAATATTCTTTTTTATGCCCCTTCATTACCCACAGGGATGCCCCGCCGATGATGGAGTTGCCCTGCGGATATCCCGCTAACTTTGGCAAGTACCCCGTACCCCAATCAAATTTGGCTGTCCTGGTCAAGGTACCTACTAAAGCCGTCGAAGCCAGGCCAATGGCGGCTTGCCCATTGATGATAGGCTGATCCCCCATATTCCCCCTTCCCGAGTAAGTAAAGATCCCTTCCTTTTGCCATCTGGTGAGAAGGTCCAGGATTTGGACTCCGAGTTTCCCGTTGATCTTCAATTGAGTTGCCATGGCCGAAAAACCATTGTCGTTATTGGCAAAAGGCTGATCATTCCAGGTATGCATATTCTCCATGAGAGTCCAGGAGGGCCAGGCGACAGTGAAGCCGATTTTGGTGATGCCCTTGGATACGGCGGCCCTGGCATATTTTTCGATTTCTTCAAAAGTAGCGGGAGGATTCTGAGGGTTGAGACCGGCCTTTTCAAAGATAGTCTTGTTGTAATAAAGAATGGGGGTTGACGAATTGAAAGGCATGGAATACAGGTTGCCCCCTTTGGAATAATAGGATTTTACGACACTGAGATAATCGGCCCAATCGATCTTAATCCCTTGATCTTTCATCATTTGAAAGACTGGATAAATGGCCCCCGAAGAAAGCATGACTTGAGTGCCTACTTCAAAGACTTGGATAATGTGAGGATGGGTCTTGGCCCGGTAGGCCGCAATCCCGGCGGTCAAAGTGTCATTATACGACCCTTTAGAGATGGCTTTGACCTCGAATTCGTTCTGGCTGGCGTTAAACTTGGCAACGATTTCATTTACCCTTTCCCCGAGGAATCCGGTCATGGCGTGCCACCAGACAATTTCTGTTTTGGCCTGCGCCAGTGCTGGAAAGAGCCCCAAGGCCGTCATGAAAAACACCATAACCAAAACTCCACTTTTTAAACCTCTTTTCATAGCTCACCGCCGTGCTTGGTTATTAAACATCTTTTGGCGCAGATTATGCGAAGGCTTATCAGAGTCGTTTTAATTTCATGTTAAGGTTTAGTTAATTTTTTGCTCGTTGTCAAGTTATTAATATCTTTTTTGACCCCCAAAAATGTACAAATATCTGGATTGTTTTTATCCCGACATAATTGTCGAAGACTCATAAATTGTCGAACCCCAAAATGCTGTTTAACCTTTTAAAATTATTATTTTTTCTTTTCTGAAAAGGAA belongs to Deltaproteobacteria bacterium and includes:
- a CDS encoding extracellular solute-binding protein, which gives rise to MKRGLKSGVLVMVFFMTALGLFPALAQAKTEIVWWHAMTGFLGERVNEIVAKFNASQNEFEVKAISKGSYNDTLTAGIAAYRAKTHPHIIQVFEVGTQVMLSSGAIYPVFQMMKDQGIKIDWADYLSVVKSYYSKGGNLYSMPFNSSTPILYYNKTIFEKAGLNPQNPPATFEEIEKYARAAVSKGITKIGFTVAWPSWTLMENMHTWNDQPFANNDNGFSAMATQLKINGKLGVQILDLLTRWQKEGIFTYSGRGNMGDQPIINGQAAIGLASTALVGTLTRTAKFDWGTGYLPKLAGYPQGNSIIGGASLWVMKGHKKEYYKAVAKFFEFLGQPEQQVWWHANTGYFPLTRASVKALPEDHFRKNSNLWTAFAQITKGKTTPNSQGIRLGNFLAIRDITEAEMENVFSGKKTPQQGLDDAVQKGNATLKEFASLYK